From Micromonospora rhizosphaerae, the proteins below share one genomic window:
- a CDS encoding GlcG/HbpS family heme-binding protein, with product MHRIYRITLDDALPMLAAARAKAEEIGVRQTICVCDDGGHVLALHRMPGARLTGVEISMAKAFTAAGHERATHKFNEPPNGPALPGNEAFGISHMYPGKFAIFVGGFPIEYDGQIVGAVGVSGGNGEQDKAVGAAALEAFAKHVAELGLGG from the coding sequence GTGCACAGGATCTACCGGATCACGCTCGACGACGCGCTTCCCATGCTGGCCGCAGCCCGAGCGAAGGCGGAGGAGATCGGCGTCAGGCAGACGATCTGCGTCTGCGATGACGGCGGCCATGTGCTCGCGCTGCATCGGATGCCCGGTGCCCGCCTCACCGGAGTCGAGATCTCGATGGCGAAGGCGTTCACCGCCGCCGGGCATGAGCGGGCGACCCACAAGTTCAACGAGCCGCCGAACGGCCCCGCGCTGCCGGGCAACGAGGCGTTCGGGATCAGCCACATGTACCCCGGGAAGTTCGCCATCTTCGTGGGCGGGTTCCCCATCGAGTACGACGGCCAGATCGTCGGCGCCGTCGGGGTCAGCGGCGGCAACGGCGAGCAGGACAAGGCGGTCGGCGCGGCCGCGCTCGAGGCGTTCGCGAAGCACGTCGCGGAGCTGGGGCTCGGCGGGTAG
- a CDS encoding Na-translocating system protein MpsC family protein has product MDRLGSTPPRTPGELKQEILRVYNAVNQGIAGVGVSRQRVDLLDDRILILAQHQRVKALATLDPAHRDITRNVDVALLDEGKRRLAQELTDRIGLPVRVVLKDYDPNTEIAATVVVLDAPLVLTESRRPQ; this is encoded by the coding sequence ATGGACCGCTTAGGCAGCACACCGCCGCGCACGCCGGGAGAGCTCAAGCAGGAGATACTGCGCGTTTACAACGCCGTGAACCAGGGCATCGCCGGCGTCGGTGTGAGCCGGCAGCGGGTCGACCTCCTGGACGACCGCATCCTCATCCTCGCCCAGCACCAGCGCGTCAAGGCGCTTGCCACGTTGGACCCCGCGCACCGCGACATCACCCGCAACGTGGACGTGGCGCTGCTGGACGAGGGCAAGCGGCGGCTCGCCCAGGAACTCACGGACAGGATCGGGCTTCCGGTACGCGTCGTCCTCAAGGACTATGACCCGAACACGGAGATCGCGGCGACCGTCGTGGTCCTCGACGCCCCGTTGGTCCTCACCGAGTCGCGGCGCCCTCAGTAG
- a CDS encoding PucR family transcriptional regulator: MADPAGVLVHDGPPGDAGPQQLTVGRLLQERLLRPARTAASPETLDTAVTWCLPWEEVQAGVDPLPGVVVHARADQVRPAVLRDLGLRRAAAVVVAGRAGELPDPPASLPMIHVGAHVGFRHLSELVAELVLARDTHVLRYGLRVHRSLVELLYRGAGLAALGHQMARLSGCAAAILDAQYRVLTFEPSRDRVFEATAVADALREDTYGTAADSASLNGAAAAGPGPVASEQPHAGPQVRTLLIDGISATCVLNPILLSGRHDGWVVIVESADPPSPHDIAQHRVVVEQAATIVGTEMLRLRSIEQAEERARGDFVHALLHGRFSNQHELEARAAHYDFPVAATYGVIVANQLGSVGSPDSPTALFQLARHAARLDVRPGAHTLTTVVGDVLAVVRQVDPAGHRDSPDAAERALADFARTLQAELERRTHREVAVAYGRCVDGAGRIFDSYREARIALGIRTRLGVDRVCGFQDLRVFATLVELAESPQGRAFARDMLAPLRGSRAGGSDLEQAVIAYVASGGNLNAAARELHIHRNTMLYKLDRASRMLQLDLREAEHQFSVWLAHKLNLLAETVTAVDRDLNPT; this comes from the coding sequence ATGGCTGACCCAGCGGGAGTATTGGTCCACGACGGCCCGCCCGGCGACGCGGGGCCGCAGCAGCTGACGGTTGGTCGGCTGCTGCAGGAACGCCTGCTCCGCCCGGCGCGAACGGCGGCTTCCCCCGAGACGCTCGACACCGCCGTCACCTGGTGTCTGCCCTGGGAGGAGGTCCAGGCCGGCGTCGACCCCCTGCCCGGAGTTGTCGTCCATGCCCGGGCCGACCAGGTGCGGCCGGCGGTGCTGCGGGACCTCGGCCTCCGGAGGGCCGCCGCCGTCGTCGTTGCCGGCCGGGCCGGTGAACTCCCGGACCCCCCGGCCAGCCTGCCGATGATTCACGTCGGGGCTCACGTCGGCTTCCGCCACCTCAGTGAGCTGGTGGCGGAACTCGTCCTGGCCCGGGACACTCACGTCCTGCGCTACGGCCTGAGGGTGCACCGCTCGCTGGTGGAGTTGCTCTACCGCGGGGCCGGGTTGGCCGCGCTCGGACACCAGATGGCCCGGCTGTCCGGGTGCGCGGCGGCCATCCTCGACGCACAGTACCGGGTCCTGACGTTCGAGCCCAGCCGCGACCGCGTGTTCGAGGCGACGGCGGTCGCGGACGCGCTACGCGAGGACACGTACGGCACGGCGGCAGACAGCGCCTCACTCAATGGCGCCGCGGCGGCGGGACCAGGGCCGGTCGCTTCCGAGCAGCCGCACGCCGGGCCCCAGGTCCGCACGCTCCTGATCGACGGGATCAGCGCGACGTGCGTGCTCAATCCGATCCTGCTCAGCGGTCGCCACGACGGCTGGGTGGTCATCGTGGAGTCGGCCGATCCACCCAGCCCGCACGACATCGCGCAGCACCGCGTGGTCGTCGAGCAGGCCGCCACCATCGTCGGTACCGAGATGCTGCGCCTGCGCAGCATCGAGCAGGCTGAGGAGCGAGCGCGGGGCGACTTCGTCCACGCGCTGTTGCACGGCCGCTTCTCGAACCAGCACGAGCTGGAGGCCCGAGCGGCACACTACGACTTCCCGGTCGCGGCAACCTACGGCGTGATCGTCGCGAACCAGCTCGGCTCGGTCGGCAGCCCCGATTCCCCGACGGCCCTGTTCCAGCTGGCCCGCCACGCCGCCCGCCTCGACGTCCGACCGGGCGCGCACACCCTGACGACGGTCGTCGGCGACGTGCTCGCGGTGGTCCGGCAGGTCGATCCGGCTGGCCACCGGGACTCGCCGGACGCGGCGGAGCGGGCGCTGGCGGACTTCGCGCGCACCCTGCAGGCGGAGTTGGAACGCCGGACCCACCGCGAGGTTGCCGTGGCGTACGGGCGCTGCGTCGACGGTGCCGGCCGTATCTTCGACAGCTACCGGGAGGCGCGCATCGCGCTCGGGATCCGCACCCGGCTCGGCGTGGACCGGGTCTGCGGCTTCCAGGACCTGCGAGTCTTCGCCACGCTGGTGGAGCTCGCGGAAAGCCCGCAGGGGCGTGCCTTCGCTCGGGACATGCTCGCCCCGCTGCGCGGCTCCCGCGCCGGCGGAAGCGACCTGGAGCAGGCAGTCATCGCCTACGTCGCGTCCGGCGGGAACCTCAACGCCGCAGCGCGGGAACTGCACATCCACCGCAACACGATGCTGTACAAGCTCGACCGCGCCTCGCGGATGCTGCAACTGGACCTGCGGGAGGCCGAGCACCAGTTCTCGGTATGGCTGGCGCACAAGCTCAACCTGCTCGCCGAGACGGTGACAGCCGTCGACCGCGACCTCAACCCGACGTAG